One window of the Pseudomonas knackmussii B13 genome contains the following:
- the lpxC gene encoding UDP-3-O-acyl-N-acetylglucosamine deacetylase, which yields MIRQRTLKNIIRATGVGLHSGEKVYLTLKPAPVDSGIVFVRTDLDPAVEIPARASNVGETTMSTTLVKGDVKVDTVEHLLSAMAGLGIDNAYVELSASEVPIMDGSAGPFVFLIQSAGLQEQDAAKKFIRIKREVTVEEGDKRATFVPFDGFKVSFEIDFDHPVFRGRTQKAAVDFSSTSFVKEVSRARTFGFMRDIEYLRSQNLALGGSVENAIVVDEYRVLNEDGLRYEDEFVKHKILDAIGDLYLLGNSLIGEFRGFKSGHALNNRLLRALIADKEAWEVVTFEDASTAPISYMRPAAAV from the coding sequence ATGATCAGACAACGCACCTTGAAGAACATCATCCGGGCTACCGGTGTCGGCCTGCACTCTGGGGAGAAGGTTTACCTCACCCTGAAGCCGGCTCCGGTTGACTCTGGCATCGTGTTCGTCAGAACCGATCTGGACCCTGCGGTGGAAATCCCCGCCCGGGCCTCCAACGTTGGTGAAACCACCATGTCGACCACCCTGGTGAAGGGCGACGTCAAAGTGGACACGGTGGAGCATCTGCTCTCGGCCATGGCAGGCCTCGGGATCGACAACGCCTATGTCGAGCTGTCCGCGTCGGAAGTACCGATCATGGATGGTAGCGCAGGTCCCTTCGTATTCCTGATCCAGTCTGCCGGCCTGCAAGAGCAGGACGCAGCCAAGAAGTTCATCCGCATCAAGCGTGAAGTGACCGTGGAAGAGGGCGACAAGCGCGCCACTTTCGTTCCCTTCGACGGCTTCAAGGTGAGCTTCGAGATCGATTTCGATCACCCGGTCTTCCGTGGTCGTACCCAGAAAGCCGCGGTGGATTTCTCCAGCACTTCCTTCGTCAAGGAAGTCAGCCGTGCACGGACCTTCGGGTTCATGCGTGACATCGAGTACCTGCGTTCGCAGAACCTGGCACTCGGCGGCAGCGTGGAGAACGCCATCGTGGTCGACGAGTATCGCGTGCTCAACGAAGACGGCCTCCGCTACGAGGACGAGTTCGTCAAGCACAAGATCCTGGACGCCATCGGTGACCTGTATCTGCTGGGTAATAGCCTCATCGGCGAATTCCGCGGCTTCAAGTCCGGCCATGCCCTGAACAACCGCCTGCTCCGTGCATTGATTGCGGACAAGGAGGCCTGGGAAGTGGTCACCTTCGAGGACGCGAGCACTGCGCCGATTTCCTACATGCGACCCGCTGCGGCCGTGTGA
- a CDS encoding cell division protein FtsQ/DivIB, whose protein sequence is MNGAMLRHSQPGIGRVPARKPVPRGASRLVAKEPLSARLPKPNFSFVRYLMWPLLLAVLGFGTYQGAQYALPYLDRPIAKINVEGDLSYISQQAVQQRIAPFVSSSFFTIDLAGMRQELEQMPWIAHAEVRRVWPDQVVIHLEEQLPVARWGDEALLNNQGQAFAPHEVSHYEHLPRLSGPQFAQQKVMQQYQLLSQMLRPLGFTIASLEMSSRGAWTLSTAQGLEIVLGRDHAVEQIRRLVTIYEKALKDQISKIARIDMRYPNGLAVAWRDPLPQTDVAQATPAQ, encoded by the coding sequence ATGAACGGCGCCATGCTCCGTCACTCGCAACCTGGTATCGGCCGCGTGCCTGCACGCAAGCCGGTACCGCGCGGTGCCAGCCGCCTGGTGGCCAAGGAGCCTTTGAGCGCGCGCCTGCCGAAGCCGAACTTCAGCTTCGTGCGCTACCTGATGTGGCCGCTGCTGCTCGCAGTACTGGGTTTTGGCACCTATCAGGGGGCGCAGTACGCGCTGCCGTACCTTGACCGGCCGATCGCCAAGATCAACGTCGAAGGCGACCTCAGCTACATCAGCCAACAAGCTGTGCAGCAGCGCATTGCGCCGTTCGTTTCGTCGAGCTTCTTCACCATCGACCTGGCCGGCATGCGCCAGGAGCTGGAACAGATGCCCTGGATCGCCCATGCCGAAGTGCGTCGCGTGTGGCCGGACCAGGTGGTGATCCACCTCGAAGAGCAGCTGCCCGTAGCCCGCTGGGGCGACGAGGCGCTGCTGAACAACCAGGGCCAGGCTTTTGCGCCGCACGAGGTCTCGCACTACGAGCACCTGCCGCGCCTGTCCGGCCCGCAGTTCGCCCAGCAGAAGGTCATGCAGCAGTACCAACTGCTCAGCCAGATGCTGCGTCCGCTGGGCTTCACCATCGCCAGCCTGGAGATGAGCTCGCGTGGGGCCTGGACACTGAGCACCGCGCAGGGCCTGGAGATCGTCCTCGGGCGCGACCATGCGGTCGAACAGATTCGCCGTCTCGTGACCATTTACGAGAAGGCATTGAAAGACCAGATATCGAAAATAGCGCGCATCGACATGCGCTACCCCAACGGCCTGGCCGTGGCGTGGCGCGATCCGCTGCCGCAAACGGACGTGGCCCAGGCCACGCCCGCGCAGTGA
- a CDS encoding DciA family protein has product MAFRPLPAQATTKLLREAKPLKGLFNEAQRLGQLQQLLDSQLQPAARPHCRVASWRDGSLLLVINDAHWATRLRYQQRRLLRQLQAFDEFAGLARILFKVQPHIEPAKPPRTVELSPAAAEALHEAAEGISNPRLKAALERLASRGQKSD; this is encoded by the coding sequence ATGGCGTTCCGCCCGCTCCCAGCCCAGGCCACCACCAAGCTGCTGCGCGAAGCCAAACCGTTGAAAGGGCTGTTCAACGAAGCCCAGCGCCTCGGACAACTGCAACAGTTGCTCGACAGCCAGTTGCAACCGGCCGCGCGCCCCCACTGCCGGGTAGCCTCATGGCGTGACGGAAGCCTGCTACTCGTCATTAACGACGCCCACTGGGCCACGCGGCTGCGCTACCAACAACGCCGCCTGTTGCGTCAGTTGCAGGCATTCGATGAATTCGCCGGCCTGGCACGCATTCTCTTCAAGGTCCAGCCGCATATCGAGCCGGCCAAACCGCCGCGTACCGTAGAGCTCTCCCCCGCCGCCGCTGAGGCGCTTCACGAGGCTGCCGAAGGCATCAGCAATCCGCGTCTGAAAGCTGCTCTCGAGCGCCTGGCCAGTCGTGGCCAAAAGTCAGACTGA
- the ftsZ gene encoding cell division protein FtsZ, with product MFELVDNVPQTAVIKVIGVGGGGGNAVNHMAKNNVDGVEFICANTDAQALKNIAARTVLQLGPGVTKGLGAGANPEVGRQAAIEDRDRIAEVLEGADMVFITTGMGGGTGTGAAPIIAEVAKEMGILTVAVVTRPFPFEGRKRMQIADEGIRSLAESVDSLITIPNEKLLTILGKDASLLAAFAKADDVLAGAVRGISDIIKRPGMINVDFADVKTVMSEMGMAMMGTGAASGPNRAREATEAAIRNPLLEDVNLQGARGILVNITAGPDLSLGEYSDVGNIIEQFASEHATVKVGTVIDPDMRDELHVTVVATGLGARLEKPVKVVDNTVQTQSVSAQAPVQREQQSVNYRDLDRPTVMRNQNHGGAATAAKLNPQDDLDYLDIPAFLRRQAD from the coding sequence ATGTTCGAACTCGTCGATAACGTCCCGCAAACAGCAGTCATCAAAGTCATCGGTGTCGGTGGTGGCGGTGGCAACGCCGTGAACCACATGGCCAAGAACAACGTCGATGGCGTGGAATTCATCTGCGCCAACACCGACGCCCAGGCGCTGAAGAACATCGCGGCGCGTACCGTGCTGCAGCTCGGCCCGGGCGTAACCAAGGGTCTGGGCGCTGGCGCCAACCCTGAAGTCGGCCGTCAGGCCGCGATCGAGGATCGCGACCGCATCGCCGAGGTGCTGGAAGGCGCCGACATGGTCTTCATCACCACCGGCATGGGTGGCGGCACCGGTACTGGCGCCGCGCCGATCATTGCCGAAGTGGCGAAAGAGATGGGCATCCTGACCGTTGCCGTGGTCACCCGTCCGTTCCCGTTCGAAGGTCGCAAGCGCATGCAGATCGCCGATGAAGGCATCCGCTCGCTGGCCGAAAGCGTCGACTCGCTGATCACCATCCCCAACGAGAAGCTGCTGACCATTCTGGGCAAAGACGCCAGCCTGCTGGCCGCCTTCGCCAAGGCCGACGATGTGCTCGCCGGTGCAGTGCGCGGCATCTCCGACATCATCAAGCGTCCGGGCATGATCAACGTCGACTTCGCCGACGTGAAGACCGTGATGAGCGAGATGGGCATGGCCATGATGGGCACCGGCGCCGCCAGCGGCCCGAATCGTGCTCGCGAGGCTACCGAAGCGGCGATCCGCAACCCGCTGCTGGAAGACGTCAACCTGCAGGGCGCCCGCGGCATCCTGGTGAACATCACCGCAGGTCCGGACCTCTCCCTGGGCGAGTACTCCGACGTAGGTAACATCATCGAGCAGTTCGCTTCCGAGCACGCGACCGTCAAGGTCGGCACCGTGATCGATCCGGACATGCGCGACGAACTGCACGTCACCGTCGTCGCCACTGGTCTGGGCGCGCGCCTGGAGAAGCCGGTCAAGGTCGTCGACAACACCGTGCAGACGCAGTCGGTCAGCGCCCAGGCGCCGGTTCAGCGTGAGCAGCAGTCGGTGAACTACCGCGACCTGGATCGTCCGACCGTGATGCGCAACCAGAACCACGGCGGCGCTGCCACCGCGGCCAAGCTCAATCCGCAGGACGATCTGGATTACCTGGATATCCCGGCATTCCTGCGTCGTCAGGCCGATTGA
- the ftsA gene encoding cell division protein FtsA: protein MASVQSGKMVVGLDIGTSKVVALVGEVAADGKLEIVGIGTHPSRGLKKGVVVNIESTVASIQRAIDEAQQMAGCRIHSAFVGIAGNHIRSLNSHGIVAIRDREVSPADIDRVLDAAQAVAIPADQRVLHTLAQDYVIDNQEGVREPLGMSGVRLEAKVHVVTCAVNAAQNIEKCVRRCGLEVDDIILEQLASAYSVITEDEKELGVCLVDIGGGTTDIAIFTEGAIRHTAVIPIAGDQVTNDIAMALRTPTQYAEEIKIRYACALAKLAGAGETIKVPSVGDRPPRELSRQALAEVVEPRYDELFTLVQAELRRSGYEDLIPAGIVLTGGTSKMEGAVELAEEIFHMPVRLGVPHGVKGLTDVVRNPIYSTGVGLLMYGLQKQNDGPSTSGSSYSDEPKTPVLERLKRWVQGNF, encoded by the coding sequence ATGGCAAGCGTGCAGAGCGGCAAGATGGTCGTCGGCCTGGACATCGGCACCTCCAAGGTGGTGGCGCTGGTGGGCGAGGTCGCGGCTGATGGCAAGCTGGAGATCGTCGGCATCGGCACCCACCCGTCGCGCGGCCTGAAGAAGGGCGTGGTGGTCAACATCGAGTCGACCGTGGCTTCGATCCAGCGGGCCATCGACGAGGCCCAGCAGATGGCCGGTTGCCGTATCCACTCGGCATTCGTCGGCATCGCCGGCAACCACATTCGCAGCCTGAACTCCCACGGCATCGTGGCGATCCGCGACCGCGAGGTCAGCCCGGCTGACATCGACCGCGTACTCGACGCCGCCCAGGCCGTGGCGATTCCGGCCGACCAGCGCGTCCTGCACACGCTGGCGCAGGACTACGTGATCGACAACCAGGAAGGCGTGCGTGAGCCGCTGGGTATGTCCGGCGTGCGTCTGGAAGCCAAGGTGCACGTGGTGACCTGCGCCGTGAACGCGGCGCAGAACATCGAGAAATGCGTCCGCCGTTGTGGCCTGGAAGTCGACGACATCATTCTCGAGCAACTGGCCTCGGCCTACTCGGTGATCACAGAGGACGAGAAAGAACTGGGCGTGTGCCTAGTGGACATCGGCGGCGGCACCACCGACATCGCCATCTTCACCGAAGGCGCCATTCGTCATACGGCAGTGATCCCGATTGCCGGCGATCAGGTCACCAACGACATCGCCATGGCGCTGCGTACGCCGACCCAGTATGCCGAAGAGATCAAGATTCGATATGCTTGCGCGCTAGCCAAACTGGCCGGTGCTGGAGAAACCATCAAGGTGCCCAGCGTCGGGGACCGGCCACCGCGGGAGTTGTCGCGTCAGGCCCTGGCCGAAGTCGTCGAGCCGCGTTACGACGAGCTCTTCACTCTGGTCCAGGCCGAATTGCGCCGCAGCGGCTACGAAGACCTGATCCCAGCAGGGATCGTCCTGACCGGGGGCACTTCCAAGATGGAAGGCGCCGTCGAGCTGGCCGAAGAGATCTTTCACATGCCGGTGCGCCTGGGCGTGCCGCACGGGGTCAAAGGACTGACTGATGTCGTGCGCAATCCTATCTATTCGACGGGCGTGGGCCTGCTCATGTACGGGCTGCAAAAGCAGAACGACGGGCCGTCCACGTCCGGCAGCAGCTATAGCGATGAACCCAAGACACCTGTGCTGGAACGGCTGAAACGCTGGGTCCAGGGCAACTTCTGA
- a CDS encoding D-alanine--D-alanine ligase, with amino-acid sequence MSDALKSTLDPRAFGRVAVLYGGKSAEREVSLKSGSMVLKALQEAGVDAFGIDVGDDLLQRLTSEKIDRAFIILHGRGGEDGSMQGLLEVAGIPYTGSGVLASALAMDKLRTKRVWLSLGLPTPAYAVLASEDDCRRAAAELGFPLIVKPAHEGSSIGMAKVDSVEALIDAWRGAAQYDSQVLVEQWISGPEFTVAILRGQVLPAIGLGTPHSFYDYDAKYLASDTQYRIPCGLSAEKERELQQLTARACEALGIQGWARTDVMQDAEGRFWLLEVNTAPGMTDHSLVPMAARAAGLDFQQLVLAILADSVEARG; translated from the coding sequence ATGAGCGATGCACTCAAATCCACTCTCGATCCGCGTGCCTTCGGCCGCGTCGCCGTGCTCTACGGCGGCAAGAGTGCCGAGCGCGAGGTATCGCTGAAATCCGGTTCGATGGTCCTCAAGGCCCTGCAGGAAGCTGGCGTGGATGCCTTCGGTATCGACGTAGGCGATGACCTGCTGCAACGCCTGACCAGCGAGAAGATCGATCGCGCCTTCATCATCCTCCACGGCCGTGGCGGCGAAGACGGCAGCATGCAAGGTCTGCTCGAAGTCGCTGGCATTCCCTACACCGGTAGCGGTGTGCTGGCTTCGGCCCTGGCCATGGACAAGCTGCGCACCAAGCGCGTGTGGCTGAGCCTCGGTCTGCCGACCCCGGCCTATGCGGTGCTGGCCAGCGAAGACGATTGCCGTCGCGCGGCTGCGGAACTGGGCTTCCCGCTCATCGTCAAACCGGCCCATGAAGGTTCCAGCATCGGCATGGCCAAGGTGGACAGCGTGGAAGCGCTGATCGACGCCTGGCGCGGCGCCGCGCAATACGACTCGCAGGTTCTGGTCGAACAGTGGATCAGCGGTCCGGAGTTCACCGTCGCCATTCTGCGCGGCCAGGTGCTGCCGGCCATCGGCCTCGGCACCCCGCACAGCTTCTACGACTACGACGCCAAGTACCTGGCCAGTGATACCCAGTACCGCATTCCCTGTGGCCTGAGCGCGGAGAAGGAGCGTGAGCTGCAGCAACTGACCGCGCGTGCCTGCGAAGCGCTGGGCATTCAGGGCTGGGCGCGTACCGACGTGATGCAGGACGCCGAAGGGCGTTTCTGGCTCCTCGAAGTCAACACCGCACCGGGCATGACCGATCACAGCCTGGTGCCCATGGCCGCGCGCGCGGCCGGTCTGGACTTCCAGCAGCTGGTGCTGGCGATCCTGGCCGACAGCGTCGAGGCAAGGGGGTAA